One Campylobacter concisus DNA window includes the following coding sequences:
- a CDS encoding KpsF/GutQ family sugar-phosphate isomerase, with the protein MQKANQIAAEVLEIEANELLRHAKSVEIEDAVNLIFNAKGKVIVTGVGKSGHVGAKIAATLASTGTPSFFLHPTEAMHGDLGMIEKDDILLAISFSGESDELIKILPHVKRFGVKIVAMARSKTSSLGKFSDAFIDINVEKEACPLNAAPTASTTLTLALGDALAVCLMQKRGFKKEDFANFHPGGSLGKRLFLKVKDVMRSENLPIVRWNASLKSAIDTMTHGKLGTVLIVDKDGVLDALLSDGDLRRALMREDFDLEEPAMKFATMHPKEINDKEMLAVDALALIEKYKIQLLAVVENGVPVGVLHIHDLANLGL; encoded by the coding sequence ATGCAAAAAGCCAACCAAATCGCCGCTGAAGTCTTAGAGATAGAAGCAAACGAGCTTTTAAGACACGCTAAAAGCGTGGAGATAGAAGATGCTGTAAATTTGATATTTAACGCAAAGGGCAAAGTCATAGTAACAGGCGTGGGCAAGAGCGGTCACGTGGGCGCAAAAATCGCTGCCACGCTTGCAAGCACTGGTACGCCAAGCTTTTTCTTACATCCGACAGAGGCCATGCATGGCGATCTTGGCATGATAGAAAAAGACGACATCTTGTTAGCCATTAGTTTTAGTGGCGAGAGCGATGAGCTTATCAAAATTTTGCCTCACGTAAAGCGCTTTGGCGTGAAAATCGTCGCCATGGCAAGAAGCAAGACAAGCTCACTTGGTAAATTTAGCGATGCTTTTATAGATATAAATGTAGAGAAAGAGGCGTGCCCACTAAATGCCGCCCCAACGGCATCAACCACGCTAACGTTAGCTCTTGGCGATGCGTTAGCTGTTTGTTTGATGCAAAAGCGCGGCTTTAAAAAAGAGGACTTTGCAAATTTTCATCCAGGTGGCAGCCTTGGCAAGAGGCTATTTTTGAAGGTCAAAGACGTGATGAGAAGCGAAAATTTACCGATAGTCCGCTGGAATGCAAGCCTAAAAAGCGCGATCGATACTATGACACATGGCAAGCTTGGCACGGTTCTCATCGTCGATAAAGATGGTGTGCTAGACGCTCTTTTAAGTGACGGCGATCTTAGGCGCGCGCTTATGAGAGAGGACTTTGACCTAGAAGAACCAGCGATGAAATTTGCAACCATGCATCCAAAAGAGATAAATGACAAAGAGATGTTAGCCGTAGATGCGTTAGCTTTAATAGAAAAGTATAAAATTCAGCTTCTAGCTGTCGTAGAAAATGGTGTGCCTGTGGGCGTTTTACACATCCATGACCTTGCAAATTTAGGACTATAA
- a CDS encoding SEL1-like repeat protein encodes MKSLILLAASLCVLNAGYIKEALNAKDDHNKLAQIYEDACDKEKKASGCYNLAVLYSRGDGNVKKDETKAAMLYEKACDQNFSMACSNLGYVYEKGKGVEKDLAKAVKFYEKACNDNEGCTELGLLYANGTGVAKDLKKAKELYEKACKAGDGMGCSNLGYLYAQGEGAEKDYAKAKTYYEMACANEAGIGCDNLGFLYVYGQGVDQNLTKATKLYEQACIYAYEKGCNNYAIMLAEGKGVKEDVEKAREIFTKSCKNGLKEACENLEILGKN; translated from the coding sequence ATGAAGAGTTTGATTTTATTGGCTGCTAGTTTATGCGTTTTAAATGCTGGCTACATCAAAGAGGCTTTAAACGCAAAAGATGATCACAACAAGCTAGCGCAAATTTATGAAGATGCTTGCGACAAAGAGAAAAAGGCATCAGGCTGCTACAACCTAGCTGTGCTTTACAGCAGGGGCGACGGCAACGTCAAAAAAGATGAGACAAAGGCGGCAATGCTCTATGAAAAGGCTTGCGATCAAAATTTCTCTATGGCTTGCAGCAACCTTGGCTACGTCTATGAAAAGGGCAAAGGCGTAGAAAAAGACCTAGCAAAAGCAGTTAAATTTTATGAAAAAGCATGTAACGACAACGAGGGCTGCACCGAGCTTGGCTTGCTCTATGCAAATGGCACTGGTGTGGCAAAAGACCTAAAAAAAGCAAAAGAGCTTTATGAAAAGGCTTGCAAAGCAGGGGACGGCATGGGATGTAGCAACCTTGGCTACCTATACGCTCAAGGCGAGGGCGCCGAGAAGGACTACGCAAAAGCCAAAACATACTACGAAATGGCCTGCGCAAACGAAGCTGGCATAGGATGTGATAATCTTGGATTTTTATATGTTTATGGGCAAGGGGTTGATCAAAACCTTACAAAAGCGACAAAGCTTTACGAGCAAGCATGCATATACGCCTATGAGAAAGGCTGTAACAACTACGCTATCATGCTAGCTGAGGGCAAAGGCGTGAAAGAGGACGTAGAAAAAGCACGTGAAATTTTCACTAAAAGCTGCAAAAATGGACTAAAAGAGGCGTGTGAGAATTTAGAAATTTTAGGAAAGAATTGA
- a CDS encoding ABC transporter permease produces the protein MISRNFINYSVILLFKDKKDHLFSFCLFALIIFVLSSVLFISGSIQHDLINLVKDRSSIVVSAFRAGKRDLMHPGYIYDISKIDGVADVRGVVDGEYYFVQKRVWFHLYEDDSLKEDEMIVGEGVKAAMNELYYDESFNFLTEQRMIPVKILKTMPKQSGLVSNNAIFLHPNTLRAILNLKDEEYTKLYVDVPNSDEISQVALKIENLYPNSFALSIEDEVAKVRHLYYYKGGIFMSIYVSVMLIFFVLLKNQISLAYGSKKREIAILRSIGFSIKEIIFLKFIQNFIVSVSAFLLGVMLAYIFVFVFNAPFLKGIFLGDELLNFTNFTPILEFDKLFLIFVFGVIPFLAFVLIPSWRVACGDINEGLK, from the coding sequence ATGATAAGTAGAAATTTCATAAATTACTCTGTGATCCTGCTCTTTAAAGACAAAAAAGATCATCTCTTTAGCTTTTGTCTATTTGCGCTCATTATCTTCGTGCTAAGCTCGGTGCTTTTCATCTCTGGCTCGATCCAGCACGATCTTATAAATTTAGTAAAAGATCGCTCAAGTATCGTTGTTAGCGCGTTTCGTGCTGGCAAAAGAGACCTCATGCACCCTGGCTATATCTACGATATCTCAAAGATCGATGGCGTGGCTGACGTTAGGGGTGTGGTTGATGGGGAGTACTACTTCGTGCAAAAGCGCGTTTGGTTTCATCTATATGAGGATGATAGCCTAAAAGAAGACGAGATGATCGTTGGCGAGGGCGTAAAGGCGGCTATGAATGAGCTTTACTACGACGAGAGCTTTAACTTCTTAACAGAACAGCGCATGATACCAGTAAAAATTCTAAAAACCATGCCAAAACAAAGCGGCCTAGTCTCAAATAACGCGATATTTTTACACCCAAATACCTTGAGGGCTATCTTAAATTTAAAAGACGAAGAATATACAAAGCTCTATGTAGACGTGCCAAACAGCGACGAGATCAGCCAAGTGGCTTTAAAGATAGAGAATTTATATCCAAATTCATTTGCTCTTAGCATAGAAGACGAGGTGGCAAAAGTCAGGCACCTTTACTACTATAAGGGCGGAATTTTTATGAGCATTTATGTTAGCGTTATGCTCATATTTTTCGTGCTACTTAAAAATCAAATTTCACTTGCCTATGGTAGTAAAAAGCGCGAGATAGCCATTTTGCGAAGCATCGGCTTTAGTATAAAAGAGATCATTTTTTTAAAATTTATACAAAATTTCATCGTTAGCGTTAGCGCATTTTTGCTTGGCGTTATGTTAGCTTATATCTTTGTGTTTGTTTTTAATGCTCCATTTTTAAAGGGGATATTTTTAGGCGATGAGCTTTTAAATTTTACAAATTTCACGCCTATTTTGGAGTTTGATAAGCTCTTTTTGATCTTTGTCTTTGGCGTCATACCATTTTTGGCATTTGTGCTTATCCCATCGTGGCGTGTGGCGTGTGGCGACATAAACGAGGGGCTAAAATGA
- a CDS encoding ABC transporter ATP-binding protein, with amino-acid sequence MINIRGVSLVYNQGKQNEFCALKNINLDVNNGELVILKGVSGSGKSTLLSLIALLQKPTSGEILIDGTNIAKLPDSFCSELRHKRLGLVFQNFNLIEGLSVYENLLAPFALTNFKANVREEMIKKALELANISHKRDENVSNLSGGERQRCAVARALSMDADIILADEPTANLDRQNSRAFLGLLESFKALKKSVIVATHDSIFDELSATDRVVSLQNGEIV; translated from the coding sequence ATGATAAATATTAGAGGCGTTAGCCTAGTCTATAACCAAGGCAAACAAAACGAGTTTTGCGCTCTAAAAAATATAAATTTAGACGTTAATAACGGCGAGTTAGTGATACTAAAAGGCGTTAGCGGAAGTGGCAAAAGCACCCTACTCTCGCTCATCGCCCTACTTCAAAAGCCAACTAGCGGAGAAATTTTGATAGACGGCACTAACATAGCAAAGCTGCCTGACTCATTTTGCTCCGAGCTTAGACATAAAAGGCTTGGGCTTGTCTTTCAAAATTTTAACCTCATAGAGGGCTTAAGCGTCTATGAAAATTTGTTAGCTCCGTTTGCTCTAACAAATTTTAAGGCAAACGTGCGTGAAGAGATGATAAAAAAGGCTCTTGAGCTTGCAAATATCTCACACAAAAGAGATGAAAATGTATCAAATTTAAGCGGTGGCGAGCGCCAAAGATGTGCGGTGGCTAGGGCTTTATCAATGGATGCGGATATCATTTTGGCTGATGAGCCAACGGCAAATTTAGATAGGCAAAATTCGCGTGCATTTTTAGGCCTACTTGAGTCATTTAAAGCGCTTAAAAAAAGCGTCATAGTCGCCACTCACGATAGCATTTTTGACGAGCTAAGCGCCACAGATAGAGTTGTTAGCTTGCAAAACGGAGAGATAGTATGA
- a CDS encoding pseudouridine synthase, which yields MEKTRLNKFISHNTNYSRREADELIKAGKVSIAGRVVSDLATSVDEDDKVRINGRLIKLKKEFTVIVYHKQKGELVSKKDDRGRKTIYDTLDKKFAKFVSVGRLDYASEGLLLLTDAPAIATALMNSDLEREYYLKVKGEVTKEVIEAMTNGFFAKDATKGAHAKTTIKSMEFKPFLAYKVFGSSGGYTKLKVIINEGQNRELRRFFGYFDLEVMDLKRVSFGRVSLDMLKPGKWRYFENSEYEDLRDFLKVNNVRY from the coding sequence ATGGAAAAAACAAGACTAAATAAATTTATCTCACACAACACAAACTACTCACGCCGTGAGGCAGATGAGCTGATAAAAGCTGGCAAGGTTAGCATAGCAGGGCGTGTGGTTAGCGACCTTGCCACAAGCGTGGATGAAGATGACAAAGTGCGCATAAATGGCCGTTTGATAAAGCTAAAAAAAGAATTTACCGTTATCGTTTATCACAAACAAAAGGGCGAGCTAGTTAGCAAAAAAGATGACCGCGGACGAAAGACGATCTACGACACGTTAGATAAGAAATTTGCCAAATTTGTTAGCGTAGGGCGCCTAGACTACGCAAGTGAGGGACTACTTTTACTAACTGACGCTCCAGCGATCGCCACAGCGCTCATGAATAGCGACTTAGAGCGCGAATACTACCTAAAGGTAAAAGGTGAGGTGACAAAAGAGGTGATAGAAGCGATGACAAATGGCTTTTTCGCCAAGGATGCCACCAAAGGCGCTCACGCAAAAACTACTATAAAATCAATGGAATTTAAGCCATTTCTAGCCTATAAAGTCTTTGGCTCAAGCGGTGGCTACACAAAACTAAAGGTCATCATAAATGAGGGTCAAAACAGAGAGCTACGCCGCTTCTTTGGCTACTTCGACCTTGAAGTGATGGACCTAAAACGTGTTAGTTTTGGACGCGTTAGCCTTGATATGCTAAAGCCTGGCAAATGGCGCTACTTTGAAAATAGCGAATACGAAGACCTAAGAGACTTTTTAAAAGTTAATAACGTTAGATACTAA
- the ccsA gene encoding cytochrome c biogenesis protein has translation MKILNIYRLSLILLFILAFGAGVATFLENFYDTQTARVLVYEALWYECVMAACAICLAISIVKTKMYKKFGAFLIHLAFIVIFIGAALTRYFGEEGVMHLRVGESGNYMQSTKPYLRVQISNESFEYPLKLSLLGKNDFGFKKDINGKEFEIKIVGYKKDEKNAPATLSIEAGFANEKSKSAKLKGGAGYNLEPSILSFDGQEAKFYFSSRAINLPFSLRLDKFILERYAGLNSPSSYTSKVSIAGSEHEISLNHPLSIMGYKIFQSSYDADELGSAFEISFDPGKVPTYIGYFLLCLGFVGNLFSKKSRFFRLCNFIKGTQFALLALLLLNATPNFASDEATNFKAHADKFAKILVQTDSRIAPASSYTRAVISKISTKTTLFGLSSDELMLSFAISPQEWMDKRIVKITSKRVGELLGVSEKFASFNDVFNENGEYKLAKFVEAANEKSASKRDKFDSDVIKFDERLNVLYLALKGEILKFIPAKNGKAITWLGVNEAFSKDEISNEFKSVLGAYIENLSLCVKSGECAGANKCLEQISSYQRSTLGSLAPSEAKISLEVLYNQMEIFKFLIYFYMILALASLALGFYRIFFGRKFRFERALSLAFFTAFIVHALNLALRAYISGHAPWSDAYESLVYISLISVLAGVLFFKHQSFALGAASLFASVSLLVAHLNFINPQITNLVPVLKSFWLSVHVSVITASYGFLGFGFVLGLVGLILMALKNDKNEQKLSEQIRYLAATDELSLIIGLSLLTIGNFLGGVWANESWGRYWGWDSKESWSYITIIVYAIVLHLRFIPKLRGVFVFLTASVLSFASVLFTYFGVNFYLSGLHSYANGESFGVSGLIYLILAALALLIALAYRGRDIKVV, from the coding sequence GTGCTGCGCTTACAAGATACTTTGGCGAAGAGGGCGTTATGCATCTTAGAGTAGGCGAGAGTGGCAACTATATGCAAAGCACAAAGCCCTATTTAAGAGTGCAAATTTCAAATGAAAGCTTTGAATATCCACTAAAACTTAGCCTACTTGGCAAAAACGACTTTGGCTTTAAAAAAGATATAAACGGCAAAGAATTTGAGATAAAGATAGTTGGCTACAAAAAGGATGAGAAAAACGCTCCAGCTACGCTTAGCATAGAGGCTGGCTTTGCTAATGAAAAGAGCAAAAGCGCCAAGCTAAAAGGTGGCGCTGGATATAATCTTGAGCCTAGCATTTTAAGCTTTGACGGGCAAGAGGCGAAATTTTACTTTAGCTCAAGGGCTATAAATTTACCATTTTCACTAAGGCTTGATAAATTTATCCTAGAGCGCTACGCAGGGCTAAATAGCCCATCATCTTACACGAGCAAAGTAAGCATAGCAGGCAGCGAGCATGAAATTTCGCTAAATCACCCACTAAGCATCATGGGCTATAAAATTTTTCAGTCATCATACGACGCTGACGAGCTTGGAAGCGCCTTTGAGATCAGCTTTGATCCTGGCAAAGTGCCAACTTACATCGGATATTTTCTGCTTTGCCTTGGCTTTGTGGGAAATTTATTTAGCAAAAAGAGCCGATTTTTTAGACTTTGTAACTTCATAAAAGGCACGCAGTTTGCACTTTTGGCCCTACTTTTGCTAAACGCTACGCCAAATTTTGCAAGCGATGAGGCTACAAATTTTAAAGCCCACGCAGATAAATTTGCCAAAATTTTAGTTCAAACTGATAGCAGGATCGCACCAGCTAGCTCTTATACAAGGGCGGTAATAAGCAAAATTTCAACCAAAACGACGCTCTTTGGGCTTAGTAGCGATGAGCTGATGCTCTCTTTTGCCATCTCGCCACAAGAGTGGATGGATAAAAGGATAGTAAAGATCACAAGCAAGCGTGTGGGCGAGCTTCTTGGCGTTAGCGAGAAATTTGCTAGCTTTAATGACGTTTTTAACGAAAATGGCGAGTATAAGCTGGCTAAATTTGTAGAGGCTGCCAATGAAAAATCCGCCTCAAAAAGAGATAAATTTGATAGCGATGTCATTAAATTTGATGAGAGGCTAAATGTCTTATACCTTGCGCTAAAGGGCGAAATTTTAAAATTTATCCCTGCTAAAAATGGCAAAGCGATCACGTGGCTAGGCGTAAATGAAGCCTTTAGTAAAGATGAAATTTCAAACGAGTTTAAAAGCGTTTTAGGAGCTTACATAGAAAATTTAAGTCTTTGCGTAAAAAGTGGCGAGTGCGCGGGCGCCAATAAATGCTTGGAGCAAATTTCAAGCTATCAAAGAAGCACTCTAGGCTCTCTTGCGCCAAGCGAGGCGAAAATTAGCCTTGAAGTGCTTTATAACCAAATGGAGATATTTAAATTTCTTATCTATTTTTACATGATCCTAGCTCTTGCTTCGCTCGCCCTTGGCTTTTATAGGATATTTTTTGGGAGGAAATTTAGATTTGAAAGAGCGCTTAGTCTTGCGTTTTTTACTGCATTTATAGTGCATGCTCTAAATTTAGCCCTACGCGCTTACATCTCAGGTCACGCACCTTGGAGCGATGCTTATGAGAGTTTAGTCTATATCTCGCTTATAAGCGTGCTAGCTGGGGTGCTATTTTTCAAGCATCAAAGCTTCGCACTAGGCGCTGCTTCGCTCTTTGCAAGTGTTAGCTTGCTCGTTGCTCATCTAAATTTTATAAACCCACAGATAACAAATTTAGTCCCAGTTTTAAAGTCATTTTGGCTTAGCGTGCATGTAAGCGTCATCACCGCAAGCTACGGCTTTTTGGGCTTTGGCTTTGTGCTGGGGCTTGTGGGACTTATCTTGATGGCTCTAAAAAATGACAAAAACGAGCAAAAACTTAGCGAGCAGATAAGATACCTAGCCGCCACCGACGAGCTAAGCCTTATTATTGGACTTAGCTTGCTAACTATAGGGAATTTCTTAGGTGGCGTCTGGGCGAATGAGAGCTGGGGTAGATACTGGGGCTGGGACAGCAAAGAGAGCTGGTCATACATCACGATCATCGTCTATGCCATAGTGCTTCATTTAAGGTTTATACCAAAACTAAGGGGCGTTTTTGTCTTTTTAACAGCTAGCGTGCTATCATTTGCTTCGGTGCTTTTTACATATTTTGGAGTAAATTTCTACCTTAGCGGACTTCACTCATACGCAAATGGCGAAAGTTTTGGCGTTTCTGGGCTAATATACTTGATCTTAGCGGCTCTTGCCTTGCTGATCGCCCTAGCCTACCGCGGCAGAGATATAAAAGTAGTTTAG
- a CDS encoding nitrous oxide reductase accessory protein NosL, whose protein sequence is MILRSVLASALLASLLFATCTHDHGAATNKMQPMFQSVEPSKATLVGSGEGKEYCAVCGMNLVKFYKTNHVYNGKQVASLHCLYELTEGKIPSDAQVVDTKNLNLIDVNKAFYVVGSSVKGTMTRNSKYAFSTEADAKEFQAANGGEIMNFAKAYEVAGQDFAGDNKMIKAKREDGVYAHGKEFYEANCDKTDPKNFKAISELKAHLKKVCDAKEANKAPEYDKHLQAAALYLWDAPANLGKEGKEAKAKKPERIVVPEGTRCAVCGMIVKNSPWATLIKADGKDYYFDGVKDMAQFYYANDKMKEAYVSDYYTLEKLDAKDAFYVHGSNVFGPMGEEFIPFKDEAKAQSFMKDHAGKGVIKFDEIKTFIGK, encoded by the coding sequence ATGATTTTACGTTCTGTTTTGGCTTCCGCACTACTTGCTAGCCTACTTTTTGCTACTTGTACGCATGATCACGGCGCAGCCACTAATAAAATGCAGCCTATGTTTCAAAGCGTCGAGCCTAGTAAAGCTACTTTGGTAGGAAGTGGCGAAGGCAAAGAGTACTGCGCAGTTTGCGGTATGAATTTGGTTAAATTTTATAAAACAAACCACGTTTATAACGGCAAACAAGTAGCGTCACTCCACTGCTTATATGAGCTCACAGAAGGCAAGATCCCAAGCGACGCGCAAGTCGTTGATACTAAAAATTTAAATTTGATCGACGTAAATAAGGCATTTTACGTAGTTGGCAGTAGCGTCAAAGGGACGATGACTAGAAATAGCAAATACGCCTTCTCAACCGAGGCCGACGCGAAAGAATTTCAAGCAGCAAATGGCGGCGAGATAATGAACTTTGCCAAAGCTTACGAGGTCGCTGGACAAGACTTTGCAGGCGATAATAAGATGATCAAAGCTAAGCGCGAGGACGGCGTTTACGCACATGGTAAGGAATTTTACGAGGCAAACTGCGACAAAACTGATCCAAAAAACTTTAAGGCTATCTCTGAGCTAAAAGCTCACCTTAAAAAAGTGTGCGACGCAAAAGAGGCTAACAAAGCTCCAGAGTATGACAAGCACTTGCAAGCCGCAGCTCTTTATCTATGGGACGCTCCAGCAAATTTAGGCAAAGAGGGCAAAGAGGCTAAGGCTAAAAAACCTGAGAGGATAGTCGTGCCAGAGGGTACGAGATGTGCAGTGTGCGGTATGATCGTGAAAAACTCTCCATGGGCGACACTTATCAAGGCTGATGGCAAGGACTATTACTTTGACGGCGTAAAAGATATGGCGCAGTTTTACTATGCAAACGATAAGATGAAAGAGGCTTATGTGAGTGATTATTACACGCTTGAAAAGCTTGATGCAAAAGATGCGTTTTACGTTCATGGCTCAAATGTTTTTGGACCGATGGGCGAGGAGTTTATCCCATTTAAAGACGAAGCAAAGGCTCAGAGCTTTATGAAAGATCACGCCGGCAAAGGTGTCATAAAATTTGACGAGATAAAGACATTTATCGGTAAGTAA
- a CDS encoding tetratricopeptide repeat protein has translation MKKIVLLSMILLTTSFCEDLFKLGLEAYNKGEFDKAAKQWQKACDDNVARACHNLGVLYEDAKGVKQDYHKAAKLYKRSCDGGFAGSCLNLGALYIKDQGIGQDYIKAINLYKKACDGDIAQACHNLGVLYALGKYINQDYRLAKRYVFKACALGFQDGCDYLNKMIAADENDEKIEIIFKTMSKTINHLKQID, from the coding sequence ATGAAAAAGATTGTTCTTTTATCCATGATCTTACTAACTACCAGCTTTTGCGAGGATCTTTTCAAACTTGGGCTTGAAGCTTATAATAAAGGCGAGTTTGATAAAGCTGCCAAGCAATGGCAAAAAGCTTGTGACGATAATGTCGCCCGTGCTTGTCATAACTTAGGAGTTTTATACGAGGACGCTAAAGGCGTAAAACAAGACTATCACAAAGCAGCCAAGCTATATAAAAGGTCATGCGATGGCGGATTTGCTGGTAGCTGCCTAAATTTAGGGGCTTTATATATAAAAGATCAAGGCATAGGACAAGACTATATCAAGGCTATCAATCTATACAAAAAGGCTTGCGACGGCGATATCGCCCAAGCTTGCCATAACTTAGGTGTTTTATATGCGCTAGGCAAATACATAAATCAGGACTATCGCTTGGCAAAAAGATACGTTTTTAAAGCTTGCGCTCTAGGTTTCCAAGATGGGTGCGACTATCTTAATAAAATGATTGCCGCAGACGAGAATGATGAAAAGATTGAGATCATATTTAAAACTATGAGTAAAACTATCAATCATCTAAAACAAATCGACTAA